In Nostoc sp. GT001, a genomic segment contains:
- a CDS encoding PIN domain-containing protein, which translates to MAKIKVINSTFIEHRAAELQKLGFSSYDATHIASAERSQADVFLTTDDRLFKKAQKNFQLINVLINNTVQWLAEVIQAEESNDENPK; encoded by the coding sequence ATTGCTAAAATTAAAGTTATTAATAGCACCTTCATTGAACATAGAGCCGCTGAACTTCAAAAATTAGGATTCTCCAGCTATGATGCCACTCACATTGCCAGTGCGGAAAGAAGTCAGGCTGATGTATTTCTCACAACAGATGACAGACTCTTCAAAAAAGCTCAAAAAAACTTTCAATTAATTAACGTATTGATTAATAATACCGTTCAATGGCTGGCTGAAGTAATACAAGCCGAGGAAAGTAATGATGAAAACCCAAAATGA
- a CDS encoding HAMP domain-containing protein: MATEQLTRDSDNLDLNQLLRTLNAVKQGDFSARMPIDHTGVAGKIADTLNDIIDQNERMAAELQRIGNVVGKEGKIADRASLGDVRGSWSDCVTSVNTLITDLVQPTAETTRVIRSVANGDLSQTIATEIDGRPLQGEFLQTANIVNTMVERLGSFASEVTRVAREVGTEGKLGVQAEVQGVAGTWKDLTDNVNLMAGNLTGQVRNIAEVATAIANGDLSKKITVDVKGEILELKNTVNTMVDQLNSFASEVTRVAREVGTEGKLGVQAEVKGVAGTWKDLTDNVNLMAGNLTAQVRNIAEVTTAVANGDLSKKITVDVKGEILELKNTVNIMVDQLNSFASEVTRVAREVGAEGKLGGQAEVRGVAGTWKDLTDSVNFMAGSLTAQVRNIAEVTTAVANGDLSKKITVDVKGEILELKNTINTMVDQLNSFASEVTRVAREVGTEGKLGVQAEVRGVAGTWKDLTDNVNLMAGNLTGQVRNIAEVATAIANGDLSKKITVDVRGEIFELKNTINIMVDQLSSFASEVTRVAREVGSEGKLGVQADVRGVAGTWKDLTDSVNFMAGSLTAQVRNIAEVTTAVATGDLSKKITVDVKGEILELKNTINTMVDQLNSFASEVTRVAREVGSEGKLGVQAEVRGVAGTWKDLTDSVNFMAGSLTAQVRNIAEVTTAVATGDLSKKITVDVKGEILELKNTINTMVDQLSSFASEVTRVAREVGTEGKLGVQAEVKDVAGTWKDLTDSVNFMAGSLTAQVRNIAEVTTAIANGDLSKKITVAVKGEILELKNTINIMVDQLNSFASEVTRVAREVGSEGKLGVQADVRGVAGTWKDLTDSVNFMAGSLTAQVRNIAAVTTAVANGDLSKKISVDVKGEILELKNTVNTMVDQLNSFASEVTRVAREVGTEGKLGVQAEVKGVAGTWKDLTDSVNFMAGSLTAQVRNIAEVTTAVANGDLSKKITVDVKGEIQELKNTINTMVDQLNSFASEVTRVAREVGTEGKLGVQAYVRGVAGTWKDLTDNVNSMAGNLTGQVRNIAEVTKAVANGDLSKKITVDAKGEILDLKNTTNTMVDQLSSFASEVTRVAREVGTEGKLGGQAQVQGVAGTWKDLTDNVNSMAGNLTAQVRGIARVVTAVANGDLKRKLMLDAKGEIETLAETINEMIDTLATFANQVTTVAREVGIEGKLGGQARVPGAAGTWKDLTDNVNELAATLTTQLRAIAEVATAVTKGDLTRSIAVEALGEVAILKDNINQMIANLRETTQKNTEQDWLKTNLAKFTRMLQGQRDLETVSKLILSELAPLVGAQHGVFFLMESGENTPYLKLISSYAYRERRHLANHFHLGEGLVGQCALEKERILLTDVPNDYVKIASGLGEATPLNAVVLPVLFEGQVTAVIELASFRRFSEIHLTFFDQLTESIAIVLNTIAASMRTEELLKQSQSLAEELQTQQSELRETNKRLEQQAQSLKTSEDLLKGQQEELQQTNAELEEKAELLAMQKKEVERKNREIEQARLSLEDKAEQLALSSKYKSEFLANMSHELRTPLNSLLILAKLLTDNIDRNLTSKQVEYSQTIYSVGNDLLTLINDILDLAKIESGTMSIDMIPMPLAELGDVIERTFRQIAQSKGLAFTIEFTPELPNTIYSDVKRLQQVLKNLLSNAFKFTEQGEVRLRIAVAKLGWSNDNETLNRAQLVIAFSVSDTGIGIAPEKQKVIFEAFQQADGSTSRRYGGTGLGLSISREIARLFGGEIKLISQPGEGSTFTFYLPQLSAISDSGALLPSRVLSAESRSTLPTPYSPLPTPHSAWAERPATANSTQQALINDDRTTIERGDRVLLIVEDDVNFARILLDMAQQQGFKVITAQTGSTGLMLAQQFQPSAVLLDIRLPEMDGWTVLDRLKHDPNTRHIPVHIMTVEEGRQRGLQLGAIAYLQKPLTSETISEALTKIKGFVERQVKNLLVVEDDDAQRLSIVELIGNSDVSTTAVADGATALEAIRTQHFDCLVLDLGLPDMTGFELIEQIKLLPNGKTLPIIVYTGREISKAQETELRRIAETIIIKDVRSPERLLDETALFLHRVQANLPEPKRQILEQLHSQDYLLTGKTALIVDDDMRNIFALTSMLERYQIQVLYAENGREGISLLENTPDIDVVLMDVMMPEMDGYETTRMIRQNERFKSLPIIALTAKAMQGDREKCIEAGASDYITKPVDTEQLLSLLRVWLYR; the protein is encoded by the coding sequence ATGGCAACCGAACAGTTAACTAGAGACAGCGACAATCTAGATTTAAATCAGCTACTAAGAACGCTGAATGCTGTTAAACAGGGTGACTTTTCTGCTCGGATGCCCATAGACCATACTGGTGTAGCAGGGAAAATCGCTGACACGCTCAATGATATTATTGACCAGAATGAGCGGATGGCGGCCGAACTACAACGGATTGGTAATGTTGTCGGCAAAGAAGGCAAAATTGCCGATCGCGCCTCTCTTGGAGATGTTCGCGGATCTTGGTCAGATTGTGTGACTTCTGTCAATACTCTGATAACAGATTTAGTTCAACCAACAGCTGAAACTACTCGTGTAATTCGGTCAGTTGCCAATGGTGACTTATCCCAAACGATCGCCACAGAAATCGACGGCAGACCCCTCCAAGGTGAGTTTCTCCAAACTGCTAATATTGTCAACACGATGGTAGAACGGCTTGGTTCCTTTGCATCGGAAGTTACCAGGGTTGCGCGTGAGGTGGGAACTGAGGGTAAGTTGGGTGTCCAAGCCGAAGTCCAAGGTGTAGCTGGCACTTGGAAAGATTTGACTGATAACGTTAACTTGATGGCGGGAAATCTCACCGGACAAGTTCGCAACATTGCTGAAGTTGCAACTGCGATCGCAAATGGTGACTTATCCAAAAAAATCACTGTGGATGTGAAAGGCGAAATTCTGGAGTTGAAAAATACCGTCAACACGATGGTGGATCAACTGAATTCCTTTGCATCGGAAGTAACGCGGGTGGCGCGTGAGGTGGGAACTGAAGGTAAGTTGGGCGTGCAAGCCGAAGTTAAGGGTGTAGCAGGGACTTGGAAAGATTTAACCGACAACGTTAACTTGATGGCAGGGAATTTGACAGCCCAAGTCCGTAACATTGCGGAAGTGACAACGGCGGTAGCGAATGGCGACTTATCTAAGAAAATCACTGTTGATGTCAAAGGCGAAATTTTAGAGTTGAAAAACACCGTTAACATCATGGTGGATCAACTGAATTCCTTTGCATCGGAAGTAACAAGGGTTGCCCGTGAGGTGGGTGCAGAAGGAAAATTAGGCGGTCAAGCAGAAGTTCGAGGGGTAGCGGGTACTTGGAAAGACCTTACCGATAGTGTGAATTTCATGGCGGGAAGCTTGACGGCACAGGTGCGGAATATTGCGGAAGTGACAACGGCTGTGGCAAATGGCGATTTATCTAAGAAAATTACTGTCGATGTTAAAGGCGAAATTCTGGAGTTGAAAAATACCATCAACACAATGGTGGATCAACTGAATTCCTTTGCATCAGAAGTAACAAGAGTTGCGCGGGAAGTGGGAACTGAAGGGAAGTTGGGCGTACAAGCAGAAGTGCGGGGAGTTGCGGGGACTTGGAAAGATTTAACTGATAACGTTAACTTAATGGCGGGTAATCTCACCGGACAGGTGCGAAATATTGCCGAAGTTGCGACTGCGATCGCAAATGGCGATCTATCTAAAAAAATCACCGTCGATGTTAGAGGTGAAATTTTTGAACTCAAGAATACCATCAATATCATGGTGGATCAACTTAGTTCCTTTGCGAGTGAAGTAACACGAGTTGCGCGTGAGGTGGGAAGTGAAGGAAAACTGGGCGTGCAAGCTGATGTGCGCGGTGTCGCTGGTACTTGGAAAGATTTGACTGACAGCGTGAATTTCATGGCGGGAAGCTTAACGGCGCAGGTGCGGAATATTGCCGAAGTGACTACGGCGGTTGCAACAGGCGATTTATCCAAGAAAATCACTGTGGATGTCAAAGGTGAAATTCTGGAGTTGAAAAATACCATTAATACAATGGTGGATCAACTGAATTCCTTTGCCTCAGAAGTAACAAGGGTTGCCCGTGAGGTGGGAAGTGAAGGGAAGTTGGGCGTGCAAGCAGAAGTGCGCGGCGTAGCTGGGACTTGGAAGGATTTAACTGATAGCGTGAACTTCATGGCGGGAAGCTTGACAGCACAGGTGCGAAATATCGCGGAAGTGACTACGGCGGTTGCAACAGGCGACTTATCCAAGAAAATCACTGTGGATGTGAAAGGTGAAATTCTGGAGTTGAAAAATACCATTAATACAATGGTGGATCAACTCAGTTCCTTTGCAAGTGAAGTGACGCGAGTTGCCCGTGAAGTGGGAACTGAAGGGAAATTGGGCGTACAAGCGGAAGTAAAAGACGTTGCCGGGACTTGGAAAGATTTAACCGATAGCGTAAACTTCATGGCGGGAAGCTTGACGGCACAGGTGCGGAACATTGCCGAAGTGACAACTGCGATCGCAAATGGTGACTTATCTAAGAAAATTACTGTTGCTGTCAAAGGCGAAATTCTCGAACTCAAGAATACCATCAATATAATGGTGGATCAACTCAACTCCTTTGCATCGGAAGTGACGCGGGTGGCGCGGGAAGTGGGAAGCGAAGGTAAACTCGGCGTACAAGCAGATGTGCGCGGCGTAGCTGGAACTTGGAAAGATTTAACTGACAGCGTGAACTTCATGGCGGGAAGTTTAACGGCACAGGTGCGAAACATTGCCGCCGTCACTACCGCCGTAGCTAATGGCGACTTATCGAAAAAAATCTCCGTTGATGTCAAAGGTGAAATTTTAGAGTTGAAAAACACTGTTAATACAATGGTGGATCAACTCAATTCCTTTGCAAGTGAAGTCACAAGAGTTGCGCGTGAGGTAGGAACTGAAGGTAAGCTGGGCGTACAAGCAGAAGTTAAAGGTGTAGCCGGCACTTGGAAGGATTTAACCGACAGCGTAAACTTCATGGCAGGAAGTTTGACGGCACAAGTGCGGAACATTGCCGAAGTTACCACGGCAGTAGCAAACGGCGACTTATCCAAGAAAATCACCGTTGATGTGAAAGGTGAAATTCAAGAACTTAAAAACACCATTAATACAATGGTGGATCAACTAAATTCTTTTGCATCGGAAGTTACCAGGGTTGCCCGTGAAGTGGGAACGGAGGGTAAATTAGGCGTGCAAGCTTACGTCAGAGGAGTTGCTGGAACTTGGAAAGATTTAACTGACAACGTTAACTCGATGGCAGGGAACCTCACCGGACAAGTTCGCAACATCGCGGAAGTTACCAAGGCGGTAGCGAATGGCGACTTATCTAAGAAAATTACCGTCGATGCCAAAGGCGAAATTTTGGATTTGAAGAACACTACCAACACGATGGTAGATCAACTCAGTTCTTTTGCATCGGAAGTAACGCGGGTGGCGCGGGAAGTGGGAACTGAAGGGAAGTTGGGCGGACAAGCGCAAGTCCAAGGTGTGGCGGGGACTTGGAAAGATTTAACAGATAACGTTAACTCGATGGCGGGTAACTTAACGGCACAAGTACGCGGTATTGCCAGAGTTGTAACGGCGGTTGCTAACGGTGACTTGAAACGAAAACTAATGTTAGATGCCAAAGGAGAAATTGAAACCTTGGCAGAGACAATCAACGAGATGATTGATACCCTAGCGACATTTGCCAATCAAGTAACCACAGTAGCAAGGGAAGTGGGAATTGAAGGGAAGTTAGGCGGACAAGCGAGAGTCCCTGGCGCGGCTGGGACTTGGAAAGATTTGACAGATAATGTGAATGAACTTGCTGCTACATTGACCACCCAGTTGCGAGCGATCGCAGAAGTTGCTACAGCTGTAACTAAAGGTGATTTAACTCGTTCAATCGCCGTCGAAGCATTAGGCGAAGTGGCGATACTCAAAGACAACATCAACCAGATGATTGCCAACCTGCGGGAGACAACGCAGAAAAACACCGAACAAGACTGGTTGAAAACTAATTTAGCCAAGTTTACTCGAATGCTGCAAGGGCAGCGAGACTTAGAAACCGTATCTAAACTAATTCTCTCAGAACTCGCACCCTTGGTAGGAGCGCAACACGGCGTATTCTTCCTAATGGAGTCTGGGGAAAATACACCGTATTTGAAACTAATTAGTAGCTACGCTTACCGCGAACGCAGACATCTAGCTAACCACTTCCACTTGGGTGAAGGTTTGGTGGGACAATGCGCTTTAGAAAAAGAGCGAATTCTGCTGACGGATGTACCGAACGATTATGTCAAAATTGCCTCTGGTTTAGGAGAAGCCACGCCCCTGAATGCCGTGGTGTTACCTGTACTTTTTGAAGGACAGGTGACAGCAGTGATTGAATTAGCATCCTTCCGCCGCTTTAGCGAAATTCATCTAACATTCTTCGACCAGCTTACCGAAAGTATCGCGATCGTTCTCAACACGATCGCAGCATCGATGCGAACTGAAGAATTACTCAAGCAGTCGCAATCTTTAGCTGAAGAACTCCAAACCCAACAAAGCGAACTCCGCGAAACCAACAAGCGCTTAGAACAACAAGCCCAATCACTCAAAACCTCTGAGGATTTACTCAAAGGACAGCAAGAGGAACTGCAACAAACCAACGCCGAATTAGAAGAAAAGGCAGAGTTATTGGCGATGCAGAAAAAAGAAGTCGAGCGCAAAAATCGCGAAATTGAACAAGCAAGACTGTCTTTAGAAGACAAGGCTGAACAACTCGCCCTTTCCTCAAAATATAAGTCAGAATTTCTCGCCAACATGTCCCACGAACTGCGGACACCGCTAAATAGCTTGTTAATTTTGGCGAAATTGTTGACAGATAACATCGATCGCAACCTCACCAGCAAGCAAGTCGAATACAGCCAAACAATTTATTCAGTAGGTAATGATTTGTTGACGTTAATCAATGACATTCTGGATCTCGCTAAAATTGAATCTGGAACGATGTCCATTGACATGATCCCAATGCCATTGGCAGAGTTGGGTGATGTAATTGAGCGCACCTTCCGGCAAATTGCTCAGAGCAAAGGACTTGCCTTTACAATTGAATTCACTCCCGAATTGCCAAACACCATCTATTCAGATGTCAAACGCTTACAACAGGTGTTGAAAAATCTTCTCTCCAACGCTTTTAAATTTACAGAGCAAGGGGAGGTACGCTTACGGATTGCGGTGGCGAAGCTAGGGTGGAGCAACGACAACGAAACCTTAAATCGTGCCCAGCTTGTAATTGCCTTCTCAGTCAGCGATACAGGCATTGGTATTGCCCCCGAAAAACAGAAAGTGATTTTTGAAGCATTTCAACAAGCCGATGGCTCTACCAGTCGCAGATACGGCGGTACCGGATTGGGCTTATCAATTAGCCGCGAAATCGCCCGTCTCTTCGGCGGCGAAATTAAACTCATCAGTCAACCCGGTGAAGGTAGCACCTTTACATTCTACTTACCACAATTGAGTGCTATTAGCGATAGCGGGGCGTTGCTCCCGTCACGAGTGCTGAGTGCTGAGTCTAGATCGACACTCCCCACTCCCTACTCCCCACTCCCCACTCCTCACTCAGCATGGGCTGAACGCCCCGCTACCGCTAACAGCACTCAGCAAGCACTCATAAATGACGATCGCACTACTATAGAAAGAGGCGATCGCGTCTTACTCATTGTCGAAGATGACGTTAATTTTGCCCGTATCCTGCTAGATATGGCGCAACAACAAGGATTTAAAGTGATAACTGCCCAAACTGGCAGTACAGGTTTGATGCTAGCGCAGCAATTCCAGCCTTCAGCCGTTTTACTAGATATCCGGCTGCCAGAAATGGATGGTTGGACGGTATTGGATCGTCTGAAACATGACCCGAATACCCGTCACATACCCGTACATATCATGACTGTTGAGGAAGGCAGACAACGCGGTTTGCAACTAGGTGCGATCGCATATCTGCAAAAACCTTTAACCAGCGAGACAATATCCGAGGCGTTGACCAAAATCAAAGGTTTTGTTGAGCGCCAAGTGAAAAATTTATTGGTAGTGGAAGACGACGACGCTCAACGGCTGAGTATTGTTGAGTTGATTGGTAACAGCGATGTTTCAACCACTGCTGTGGCTGACGGTGCAACTGCTCTAGAAGCTATTCGCACCCAGCATTTTGATTGCCTCGTCCTCGATTTAGGCCTACCCGACATGACCGGCTTTGAACTGATTGAGCAGATAAAGCTTTTACCTAACGGTAAAACTTTACCAATTATTGTTTACACAGGTAGAGAAATTAGCAAAGCTCAAGAAACAGAACTCAGACGAATTGCCGAGACAATCATTATTAAAGATGTGCGATCGCCCGAACGTCTCCTCGATGAAACAGCATTATTTTTACACCGAGTCCAAGCAAATTTACCTGAACCGAAGCGCCAAATACTTGAACAACTCCATTCACAAGACTACTTACTCACTGGTAAAACAGCGCTAATTGTAGACGACGATATGCGGAATATCTTCGCCCTCACCAGTATGCTAGAGCGTTATCAAATCCAGGTTTTATATGCTGAAAACGGCAGAGAGGGAATCAGTCTGTTAGAAAATACACCAGATATTGATGTCGTTTTGATGGACGTAATGATGCCAGAAATGGATGGTTACGAAACAACACGCATGATCCGCCAAAACGAGCGATTTAAATCTTTGCCGATTATTGCACTGACCGCTAAAGCCATGCAAGGCGATCGCGAGAAGTGTATTGAAGCCGGCGCATCAGACTACATTACTAAACCCGTAGATACTGAGCAATTGCTGTCGCTGTTGCGTGTTTGGCTATATCGTTGA
- a CDS encoding N-acetylmuramoyl-L-alanine amidase produces MKFGIDSGHNCPPDTGARGIKFEDNLTIDVGNRVIAKLRALGNEVVVCRPSSANTVRDSLSKRCSTANASKVDIFVSIHFNAFNKQANGTEVFATSENGRKIAKPVLDEIVKLGFFNRGVKSGSHLFVLKNTDMPAILIECCFLDSQKDMNLFNPEAMANAIVKGLTGKLPSAPINPVPDEEENIDATILRLQKSLNRLKITDRNSKALVEDGFTGANTKSAVEKFQTIVGVKPTGIADATTWNAINLILAKRIIRPNHAGGAVVRYLQYRLGVENDGVYGPQTEVVVKNFQKQNGLDADGIIGPASWQKLIG; encoded by the coding sequence ATGAAATTTGGAATTGATAGCGGGCACAATTGTCCACCAGATACAGGAGCTAGAGGTATTAAATTCGAGGATAATTTAACTATAGATGTAGGTAATAGAGTTATAGCCAAATTAAGAGCTTTAGGAAATGAAGTCGTAGTATGTAGACCAAGTAGTGCTAATACAGTCCGTGACTCACTCTCAAAAAGATGCTCTACAGCTAATGCCAGTAAAGTAGATATTTTTGTCTCGATTCATTTTAATGCTTTTAACAAGCAAGCTAATGGCACAGAAGTATTTGCAACTAGCGAAAATGGGAGAAAAATCGCTAAACCTGTATTAGATGAAATCGTCAAGTTAGGATTTTTTAATCGCGGCGTTAAGAGTGGTTCCCACTTGTTTGTTCTGAAAAATACAGATATGCCTGCTATCTTGATAGAATGTTGCTTCCTCGATTCGCAAAAAGATATGAATCTTTTTAATCCTGAAGCAATGGCTAATGCAATTGTCAAAGGTTTAACTGGTAAACTGCCAAGTGCCCCTATTAACCCTGTACCAGATGAAGAGGAGAATATAGATGCGACTATTCTCAGACTGCAAAAATCCTTAAATAGACTAAAAATAACCGATAGAAATAGTAAGGCTTTAGTGGAAGATGGCTTCACGGGGGCTAACACCAAATCTGCCGTAGAAAAATTTCAGACTATTGTCGGAGTTAAGCCGACTGGAATTGCTGACGCAACTACATGGAATGCCATAAATCTAATTTTGGCAAAACGAATTATCAGACCAAACCATGCTGGTGGTGCAGTTGTCAGATACTTACAATACCGTTTAGGTGTTGAGAATGATGGCGTCTACGGGCCGCAAACAGAGGTTGTAGTTAAAAACTTTCAAAAGCAAAATGGTTTAGATGCCGATGGCATTATCGGGCCTGCTAGCTGGCAGAAATTAATTGGTTAG
- a CDS encoding mechanosensitive ion channel domain-containing protein produces MNVLIILAEVSLIIFIFLLLNWVFSKLFKLFTKTFIPKSDNRSIKTLRRNITGLLLLACVVSCILIVGANGYLVYRGENLQQYTLLLIERIPSGFWVTLGIGIAQSIGTLILAAIALKFLKYWLKVASTRTKNLEKNTADDESIDAFFNAFHDRISSGIWLWTTILCAQFLKLPATVSEYLYIALRIYLIIAVGLLILKAVAAIVDSLDALSIRYSNPDNLLRFYDRLRHLIPFFKRCLELVIYVCMATLVIQQVQLIANIATFGPRMIKIIGIIFISRVLFEVVYLLIEEVLFKEQNLTDIQTSRRLTLVPLFRSFLQYLIYFGATVFILYALSIDPTPILAGAGIVGIAVGLGAQTLINDIVCGFFILFENYYLVGDYIEAGKVEEKVVEGIVEAIELRTTRIRHPNGQLQIIRNGDIGSITNYSKQYIFAVVEVGVPYDSNLAHVYKVIEESGQQLKADYPDVLEATQVDGVESLGESNLLLRTLTKVKPGKHLQIQRVLRKLFTNALLREGIVITVRAESAEG; encoded by the coding sequence ATGAATGTATTAATTATTTTGGCTGAAGTCAGCCTGATAATCTTTATTTTTCTATTGCTGAACTGGGTTTTCAGCAAATTATTCAAGCTATTTACTAAAACCTTTATACCTAAAAGCGACAATAGAAGTATCAAAACCCTCCGCCGAAATATCACAGGGTTATTGTTACTTGCTTGTGTGGTGTCGTGCATTCTGATTGTGGGTGCTAATGGTTATCTAGTTTATCGGGGCGAAAACCTTCAGCAATACACACTCTTGTTGATTGAGCGTATCCCATCAGGATTTTGGGTGACACTAGGAATTGGCATAGCTCAGAGTATTGGCACTTTGATTTTAGCGGCGATCGCTCTGAAATTTCTCAAATATTGGCTGAAGGTAGCCAGCACTCGTACGAAGAACTTAGAAAAAAATACTGCTGACGATGAAAGTATTGATGCTTTCTTTAACGCCTTCCATGACAGAATCAGCAGTGGAATTTGGCTGTGGACTACCATCTTGTGTGCCCAGTTTCTCAAATTGCCAGCAACGGTTTCGGAATATTTGTACATTGCGTTGCGAATCTATCTAATAATTGCCGTTGGCTTGCTTATACTCAAAGCAGTTGCTGCGATCGTTGATAGCCTAGATGCTCTCAGCATCAGATACTCCAATCCCGATAACCTGCTCAGATTTTACGATCGCCTCCGACACCTGATACCTTTTTTCAAGCGCTGCTTGGAACTTGTGATTTATGTCTGCATGGCAACATTGGTAATTCAGCAGGTGCAGTTAATAGCTAATATCGCAACTTTTGGCCCGCGAATGATCAAGATAATCGGTATCATCTTCATTAGTCGCGTGTTGTTTGAGGTCGTTTACTTACTGATTGAAGAGGTGCTGTTCAAAGAGCAGAATCTAACTGATATTCAAACAAGTAGACGCCTGACCCTCGTTCCTCTGTTTCGTAGTTTCTTACAATACTTAATTTACTTTGGTGCTACAGTTTTCATTCTCTATGCCCTGAGTATCGATCCAACTCCTATACTTGCGGGTGCTGGTATTGTCGGCATCGCTGTAGGTTTAGGGGCACAAACACTAATTAATGATATTGTCTGCGGCTTCTTTATTTTGTTTGAAAATTACTACTTAGTAGGTGACTATATTGAAGCTGGGAAAGTTGAAGAGAAAGTTGTCGAAGGTATTGTCGAGGCCATTGAACTCAGAACCACTCGTATTAGACATCCTAATGGTCAATTGCAGATTATTCGCAATGGCGATATTGGCTCAATTACTAATTACTCCAAACAGTATATTTTTGCAGTAGTAGAAGTTGGTGTGCCTTATGATTCCAACTTAGCCCATGTGTACAAAGTCATAGAGGAATCGGGACAGCAGTTAAAAGCAGACTACCCAGATGTACTCGAAGCCACACAAGTGGATGGAGTTGAAAGCCTGGGAGAGTCTAACTTGTTGCTGCGGACATTGACGAAAGTAAAGCCAGGAAAGCATCTTCAGATTCAGCGCGTTCTTCGGAAGCTTTTTACGAATGCACTGCTGCGGGAAGGAATTGTAATTACCGTGCGCGCTGAAAGTGCCGAAGGTTAA